The following proteins are co-located in the Dromiciops gliroides isolate mDroGli1 chromosome 2, mDroGli1.pri, whole genome shotgun sequence genome:
- the DNAJC5 gene encoding dnaJ homolog subfamily C member 5 — protein sequence MADQRQRSLSTSGESLYHVLGLDKNATSDDIKKSYRKLALKYHPDKNPDNPEAADKFKEINNAHAILTDATKRNIYDKYGSLGLYVAEQFGEENVNTYFVLSSWWAKALFLFCGIITGCYCCCCLCCCFNCCCGKCKPKPPEGDDQEYYVSPEDLEAQLQSDEREATDTPIVIQPASATETTQLTTDSHPSYHTDGFN from the exons ATGGCAGACCAGAGACAGCGTTCACTTTCTACCTCTGGAGAATCATTGTACCATGTTCTTGGGTTGGACAAGAATGCAACCtcagatgatataaaaaaatcataTAG GAAGCTTGCATTGAAATATCATCCTGACAAAAATCCAGATAACCCAGAAGCTGCAGACAAATTTAAAGAGATCAACAACGCACATGCAATATTGACTGATGCCACAAAACGAAACATATATGACAAGTATGGTTCTTTGGGCCTTTATGTAGCTGAGCAGTTTGGGGAAGAGAACGTGAATACCTATTTTGTGCTATCCAGCTGGTGGGCAAAG GccctgtttttattttgtgggatCATTACTGgctgctactgttgctgctgTCTGTGCTGCTGCTTTAACTGCTGCTGTGGAAAGTGTAAACCTAAACCTCCTGAAGGTGATGACCAAGAATACTATGTCTCCCCAGAGGACTTGGAGGCACAGTTACAGTCTGATGAGAGGG AGGCTACAGACACACCTATTGTGATACAACCAGCATCAGCCACAGAGACCACCCAGCTCACAACTGACTCCCACCCCAGCTACCATACTGATGGATTTAACTAA